From Bacteroidota bacterium:
GGAACATTTCCGGGGCTTCGTTGTCAAAAAAGACCTGGTAGGTATAATCAAAGGCGGTGCGAATGTTCCGGCATTCGTCCTGGAGTATTTATTGGCTAATACTTGCAGCACGGAAGATGAATCAAAGTTGAGAGAGGGATTGGATAATGTTAAACAAATCCTGAGAGATCACTATGTGAGTCCTGAAGAAAGCAGCCTGATACAGTCAAAATTAAGAGAAAGGGGGCGATATAAAATCATTGATAAAATCTCTGTTGACCTTGATCCGCAGCAGGACCGGTACTGGGCAGCCATTAGCAACAGCAATATTAAAAAGGCAATCATAAGCGATGAGCTTGTTAAAAGGCATGAGAAAATGTTGCTGGGTGGCATTTGGGCTATCATAGAAATGGAATATGATCCCATGAGTTCATTTGGGACAAAGATCTACCCATTTATTGTAAGAGACATAAAACCCATTCAGTTATCAAGTTTTGACAATAGCAAGATCACCCTAAAACGGAAAAACTTCACCAAAAAGGAGTGGAAAACCTTAATGCTGCGAAGTGCAGGTTATGAGCCCGGCAGCGAAGGATTGGATGAGCGAAAGCTCAATCTGCTCCTTTTACGTCTGATACCATTGGTTGAAGCAAACTTCAATATGGTTGAGCTTGGGCCGCGTTCATCGGGGAAATCATACATCTATAAAGAAATAACACCCTATGCAATTCTCATTTCGGGAGGACAGGGAACAGTTGCACAGCTATTCGTTAACAATACAACAGGCCGTGTTGGATCAGTTGGGGTATGGGATGCCATCTGTTTTGATGAAAGCACGGATAAGCTGTTCAAGGACAAAGATGCCATACCCATGATGAAGGATTACATGGAGTCCGGATCATTTTCACGTGCAGGACGCGGAGGTGAAATAACAGGCCAGGCATCTGTTATCCTGAACGGGAACATTAACCAGCCCGTTGAAACAGTGTTACAGAACTCACATCTTTTCAGCCCTCTGTCAGAACAGGTAAACCATGATACAGCGTTCCTTGACCGGATAAATCTTTTCCTACCGGGATGGGAAATCACCAAATTCAGCCCTAAGAATTTCACCGTACATTTCGGATTCAGTACTGATTTCTTTTCTGAAACATTGAAAGCACAGAGAAAGATCACCTATTACGATGCCCTGGACAAATATTTCACACTCGGATCTCATCTTAAACAAAGAGATTCCAGGTCTGTCAGGAGAATAGTATCAGGGTTTATCAAGCTTTTACACCCAGATGGCGATTTCACCAGAGAAGATATCCGCGAATATCTTGTGATTGCCATGGAGATGCGAAGAAGGGTGAAAGAGCAATTAAAACGTATCGGTGGTATGGAGTTCTGGGACACCAACTTCTCATACATCAACAAAGAGACCCAGGAAGAAGTGTTTGTAGGATTACCGGAAGACCGTGGCACTGCATTGATCGAAAGCAATCCCCTCCCACCCGGAGTATGTTACACTGCAACCAGTGACGGTGATAATCTAGCCCTGGTGAAAATAGAGGTAGTATGTCACAAAGGAAGCGGCAAGGTAAACATTACCGGAACAAACAGCCATGAGGTCAAGGAAAACATAAAGAACACATACAACTACCTGCGGGCAAATGAGCGTACAATCCTCGATGAAAGGCATACCCTATCAAGCTTCGATCTGAGTATTCAGATCAGCAACCTGATGGGAACACAGATAAGC
This genomic window contains:
- the brxL gene encoding protease Lon-related BREX system protein BrxL is translated as MIVLDDLDKKALEHFRGFVVKKDLVGIIKGGANVPAFVLEYLLANTCSTEDESKLREGLDNVKQILRDHYVSPEESSLIQSKLRERGRYKIIDKISVDLDPQQDRYWAAISNSNIKKAIISDELVKRHEKMLLGGIWAIIEMEYDPMSSFGTKIYPFIVRDIKPIQLSSFDNSKITLKRKNFTKKEWKTLMLRSAGYEPGSEGLDERKLNLLLLRLIPLVEANFNMVELGPRSSGKSYIYKEITPYAILISGGQGTVAQLFVNNTTGRVGSVGVWDAICFDESTDKLFKDKDAIPMMKDYMESGSFSRAGRGGEITGQASVILNGNINQPVETVLQNSHLFSPLSEQVNHDTAFLDRINLFLPGWEITKFSPKNFTVHFGFSTDFFSETLKAQRKITYYDALDKYFTLGSHLKQRDSRSVRRIVSGFIKLLHPDGDFTREDIREYLVIAMEMRRRVKEQLKRIGGMEFWDTNFSYINKETQEEVFVGLPEDRGTALIESNPLPPGVCYTATSDGDNLALVKIEVVCHKGSGKVNITGTNSHEVKENIKNTYNYLRANERTILDERHTLSSFDLSIQISNLMGTQISSGIGSAVYVAILSAVYKKNLKPGLGVIGNISIGGAIERSSNFADKVTLLSDNGAKTVLVPIDNLNEITGLPASILGKTDTPFYSNSQVLLQKAVLNE